AAACATCATTGAATGAATATCAATGATTAGCCTATCAATAAAGCAGAGGGAACACTCAATACTTTTAAATAGCATGTCGATCAGTCAAATCAAAGAATATTTCAGTGAAATGCCTCCAAGGTCGTCTATGGCCTGGAGATAATCCTGTTCTACATAAGTAACGGCAAACAGAAGAACCTCTTACCAATACATGGGGATGTAGAGCACGTCTCCCGGGCCCACAACAGCCTCATAACCAACTATATTTTTAAAATTTGGAAATTTCTCATAATCAGGGTTATCAAAATCAACCTGtagatgaaaagaaacaaataggATTcgtcacaaaacacaaacaaactgaacCTCGTAGGTGCAACTTCTTTAATCATAAAAGGCATAAAATGAATAAGTAATTCATTCAGACAAATGTGTCAGTTGTTATATATGTCCATAGTTCAGGTAATCTTAACCCATTTGTCTTCATAATAACTGTATTTGTAGTTACTGCAAGGAACCTTTATTTGAACTAAATGACAAGTCTGCAAATCTCTACTTGCCTATTATTAAACCCTAGTTGGATTTCTACATAGTTGTGGCTTACTTGGCTCTGTCTGTCACAGGGGTGGTGCACAGGATATGGATAGAGACACTCAAACTGGTCTGGAGGAAAGAGGATGCACCTCTTATGGCCTTTAATCTGTGCAAAGAAGTTCTGCTGCTCGTCATAATGTGCCGGCGTCACGTTGCCTGTGGCGACAGAATGTTCACAGAAAACGGGACCACGTTAAACGGCAGGAACTTTTAAAAACCCGCGTCCCCTTTCGCAGCGGATGACTTCGGGAGAGCCCTTACCCTCCATTCCTATCAACAGCAGGTTGGATGTCAGCTGTCCCCAGTTCCTCTTGGCTTGCTGCTTGTTGATCCAGTTCCAGTTGAAACCGAGGAAGTCGACAACAATCTTCTTCCCTACCGTGTCGTTTAGGGTCTGCTGCAGATACACCCTTGAAATGCATGAGAAAAGAGAGCCGGCAAAATGTATGAGCACCCTGGTTTTCCTCTCCAAGACCTGAAAACATGTCACAACGCAGCTCACGTTGGTTTTGAATGTGTCTTCAAGGTTATACGTTTGTTTACACTGTGTTCTATTTCTGGGGGACTAGAACTGCTTCACACCAGGAGGAACAATATGACGCTGAAAGACGTGGACAGCAGAACCCATCAAGAGTGAATCAAATGGGGACTTCACTTTAGTatgtgacctgtgtgtgtgtgtgtgtgtgtgtgtgtgtgtgtgtgtgtgtgtgtgtgtgtgtgtgtgtgtgtgtgtgtgtgtgtgtgtgtgtgtgtgtgtgtgtgtgtgtgtcaggtcaaTTCAGGTCACAGTAATGTGCTCGTAATGCGGCGTCTATGCTTAGTCACCCGTAACTCTTGTTTGGACTGAGCCCAGACGGGGCGATGAACATAGCTCGCATTACATTCCGGTTCCAAATCAAATGTCCCTATAAATACGTCTtacctctcctctccccccattTCCTCCGTTATATGCATTTTATCCACAAATTCGGAGAATTTCATTTCCATTCGTTTAGACTTGGGGACAAAGTTCTCGAAATTGGCCATTTTCTTCTCGTCATAGTAGAGGAACTTGTGGTTTTCTGCGGTGTAAACAGAGAAGTCTCCATTGCCAATGTTCTCCTGGAGGTATGCAATGTCCCATTTAAGAGCTGGATACACGAGGCTGGTGTCTGTTAAAACCACCGGTTGCTGAAAACAGACAAAGAACATTTTAGGGCAGTTATATTACAAAAACTGATATTTATTAAATCCAATATAACCAGCCCGCCCATACACTTACAAAACAAGCAAGCCTCTGGAGAATAACGCACCGtaattgtgttcattttgtagttttattaaacttttattattattttaacttaATCACGAATCGGACTATTGTTAATGAAGTGCATCAAATAGGTGGTATAAAGATGAatacatatttatgtattttatgaaaaaagaaaacacggaGATGGATCGCAACAATTcgtttccaaaaaaaaacggaTCAATATATTTTTCAGACTATTTCatgcatcaaaaaaaaaagggagccgACATCCCGACACGCGCCCGCGCAGCACTTTGGACACGCGGAGCTCGAGGGCTACGTGACTGACTGAACGTAGACCGCAGAGCGCGCTCCCGTGGCGcgtcgctctccctccctccccctccccgcctccccctttCTTCTCGATTTCTCCAGAGAGCACGCGCACTAGTTAAATAATGTGGCGGCGTGGtgcagcgcgcgcgcgcgcgcacacacccccacacagcTTTAATGGgaatgttcatttaaatgaatgtcatCTAATCCGCCGCCTTCGTGGAGGCTTTTGAACTCACTTGGGATGAATATTTGTCCCCTTAACGTGTGAAACAAGTAATGGTCCTGATTGAAAGGGTGTCAACGTGTTTTCCACTGCACTTGACCTCTTGACCTGGCAATGATTGGCGCCGAATGGAAACACTGTAAAGGAGCCGCGTGCCTTGCGCTTCATGAAATGGCTGTTTAATTCATCTTCTGCTTTCACTTGAACCACATTGCACGTGGGAAAGGGTTTCAGTGTGCGAGTGGGTTAGTTTAAAGGGCAACGTTACTATTCCTTAGAAACACTTCCCAAGAGCTGCAAAGGGAGAGCTGAGCGGAGACGAAGAATCAGGTCACTTTTGACAAGACAGAAGAAGACTATTCCTGCGTGCACCTAGAATCCTATGAGGCAAGGTCTTGATTGTTGTAATGCAAAATCTATTTGGTTATGTTAACACTTTTAGGGTGGAATGAGAAACGTGATAACATGAGATAACACGTTGTCGTGCACTTCTCTATGTGAGCCATTACTGCATTGTGTAAAGGCTGGTGTCCATGTACAGGTGTCCGACCCTCCTGGGACATGCTCCAGGCGGCTTAGACACCGAGTAAGATTAATGAGAGATGGGACGACTTTGGTCTCCCATTGTTCGCCCCCCGGTTTATAGTCAAAACCAAAGCGTGTTACGTGCTTTCGACAAATACGTCTCACACACATGTAACTTGTGTCCTGCATTGAAAAGGTTAGTGCAGCTGGATAATGCGAGGGAAAGGGTTTTAGAAAGATGCTGACGGCTCTCCACATGTGTGTTTCTCAGTGAGCTACAGGGAGTctatgcagatgtttttaaccCGTCAAAACCAAACCACCTGACGTGACATTGCTGATTGAATCAACTCTTGGACTTGAGCTCCAATGGGTTTTACAATTGTAATAAGCTGTAATCCCCAAAAACCACGAAAAGCTCATGACAGCAAGCCAATTCTCAACTTTTACAGAACATTTACCATCGGGCAGCTTTTATAATGTGAAGATTTCTGACATAATTTATTGTCACTACTTGAAAAATGACTTTATCGTTTCTGTCAAATGTCTAGATTTCTGTCAGCTCCATGGGAGCTCCTCTTAAATgatcaaaacattttccaacCCCTTTAGATCACATCCTGCTAGTGAGctccaaggtgtgtgtgtgtgtgtgtgtgtgtgtgtgtgtgtgtgtgtgtgtgtgtgtgtgtgtgtgtgtgtgtgtgtgtgtggagccgcAGTCTGTAGCTCCGTATGGCATTTTATTATGAAATCCTTTACTCGACACCAGACTAAATGAAGTGCTGATCCCTTCCAATGTCTCGTTACGTTAGATTCCGGGTGTAATGCACTCTGATGATCTTAGTTGGGGGTGTGAAGGCTGCAGGTCCACCTTCTAAGGCTTCTTGTAAAGATCTTAAATTGTTGTAGGCGACTTCCATCAAGCTAACCAAGCGGCTTTACCTCGTTGTGTATTAGCACCTCTGCTCTGGGGTCCGTGTGGGACAGCCTGGGAATCGGCTGTGTTGGGAAGGCATATTTCCGGAGCTGAGACTCATCCCAGTCCGGGTTCTGGAGCCCGATGAAGTCGGTGCCACCTTCGCTCGCCGCCGGATCCGCCTCCGCAACGGTCGCCGCCGCCATGGTCTCCGTCCTCCCAACGAGGGAATAACCCGCCTCTCCTCTGGACCGGGGCGGTCACAGGAGCTTTCCCATTCACCGTTATTCAATAAATTGAGGTAATAGTTGGGCCGTCCGGTAGCGGCGGCGGCTCCTCTCGCTGGCTCCGCTCCGCAGTGTTTACACACCGGTTTGACGGGGCAGAAAACAAACGACACCAGCTAACCAACGGAAAGGCAACACTTGGAGAGTGTCGAGGCCCCGGATGTCGGACAGCGACACCTAGCGGGCCGGAGGACTACGCGCCCCGCCTGTAATGACACGTGCTGACCACCAGAGGGAGCCGTCGGACTTGGTTTTCTTGccggttttttttcttcagaaaaATGATCTCcagaaaaaggagacaaagatgAGTATTTTTTATCACCCTCTAAATCCAATCGTTTTATACATTGCCCaagtaaaaaagtattttacaaCTTTATCCATCCACACTatatttcaaaagaaatattACTTAGTACTTATTTTGTCCCGCTATTAATCCCACAAAATAGGCATTGCAGATAAATAATAATTACCATTATTATTAGAATAATTATAATAGGAGAATAATTATACAATATATCAtttcaatttaataaaaatggaCACATAACATTATAGTCTGAGTGAGCATGATCCAAATTGTATGtatgttgtatttttaaattcaCTTTTCCGGTAGCATTTTCATCATGTGATACCTTTTACTTCTCATCCACTAAATTGAAGTCCCAGGAATACTGACGAATAATTTATGAAGCGTAGTCTTGCATTAAGCATTAAACAATTAAAACTGCTAAAACTGTTATATCTTGACTAACTTGAATCTAAAAGTGCAAACACTGCTATACTACATAATAGGTGCTTGATCTTTGAGTATGTTTGAGTACATTTTGCTTGTAATACTTACAATAATGCAAATTAATATTGAGCATATATTATTGACATGTTGAGAAAtggtccctctctttctctctctctctctctctctctctctgagaagATATGAAAAATTGAGCAAACACTTTTGTAATCCTGAGCCAATATTGAACTATGGTCATCATTGCCTCAGCATGTTTGTATTGATCCCTTTTCATTAGATAACGGGGCACACAGTTCTTGCTCACTGGACTGATCGGCTGATGTAGTTTTGTAGATATCAAACTGGAATTGAACTTGTTTGAGATAATCTTTAATCACTCAGATCATATCCCcgtttttaacctttttaacGTCCCAAAAGACAGAATCTTTGCTCAAAAGCATCTCCCGAAATGTCAGTAAAACCTGACACATCTTGTATGTTTTCTCTTGATCCAGGCTTTACCAGCGGGTTTCCACGGCAGTGACTGGTCGGGGACTCCCTGGTGGGTTCCCatgctctgtgtttcctgtgcagatcagtgagctgagctgagctgatCCCCCGATGCTCCCCTCTCCCCATTCTTTGCAGATAGAACCGGGAGATTGACCACCCCGGTGAGAGCCCCGAAAAGCCTCTAGCATCTCAATCCTGCTGGATAGCAACAAACACGTAACACGGCCGCCTTCTCCCCAACAGATGGCCTGCTGTCAAAACAAAGGTTCTCTTGAGGAGACACTGTTACAACGAAACAGCGTCTGATGTTTCTTGAGATTAACTGGCAAACTGCCGCGATATTCACACAGGTGAAGTTAACTTgtgacgttttcttttttttttaggagctTTCAATGAATTCCCCGCTCCACTCATCTGTACTCATTTGGCTTTctctcacattcatattgaCCCTCGCCCCTCTAGGTGTTGTAGGTCCAGAACCCTTAAGCCATAAATCCTATTAGCCAAGGATTCTCTGAAGCATTATAAGTCGTTTTCCCATCTTTCAATGATTGCATTACCACTTGTTACCTGACAGCAATTATTTAGACGTATGTGGTGtgtcacagagacacaaaagtactgatttaaacaaaaacacatcccacctctacttctctcttttGACCGTcttaaaaaacatgcaaacatgtcTATCAATATTTTTTTGGTGTTCCTACTTTCCAATAGACTATTGAAGCTTTGTGAGAAATCACCTGCTTAAAACCCCACCCTTCCTCTGTGGtgttccctccccctccaccttaCAGCAAATTGGACGTGGCGGGGCCGGCCCAGGAGACGGAAGTTCAGACCCCCGCGGTcggaggttgtgtcactctctGGGAAATTATGTGTCATGATCAACATTGTGAGCTGTTTCACACGCCATTataatgtgtgcgtctgtgtgtgtgtgtgtgtgtgtgtgtgtgtgtgtgtgtgtgtgtgtgtgtgtgtgtgtgtgtctcattcaGTTCACCTCCCTTCCGTTTTTCCCATTGGTGTGGTTGTTCATTCGAGGTAATACAATTGACAGAGAGAATACGGATGataaagtgctgtttttgtgtgtctgtaactCAGGTTTAGGCTTCAACTGTGGCCCCTGGCTCTTTATGTGAGTCACATGGTCTACTTATAGTACTCCATTACCAACGACCCCCTGATTTAAGACAAGCAGAGAAGTACAGTGCAGCGCTGTGAAGGCTTAGAGGCAATTTTGCAAAATACGCATTCATTTTCTCTGCATCGTTAAAGCTAATATTAAGATGTTACGGTCACTTTTAACCGTGGTGTTATCCTCATATACAGCCAGCTAGAGCAATTTCCTCCCGTTCCTCTCCGCTGCCGATGCATGACAGATCTTGTCTGATTAT
This portion of the Gasterosteus aculeatus chromosome 6, fGasAcu3.hap1.1, whole genome shotgun sequence genome encodes:
- the hif1an gene encoding hypoxia-inducible factor 1-alpha inhibitor; its protein translation is MAAATVAEADPAASEGGTDFIGLQNPDWDESQLRKYAFPTQPIPRLSHTDPRAEVLIHNEQPVVLTDTSLVYPALKWDIAYLQENIGNGDFSVYTAENHKFLYYDEKKMANFENFVPKSKRMEMKFSEFVDKMHITEEMGGEERVYLQQTLNDTVGKKIVVDFLGFNWNWINKQQAKRNWGQLTSNLLLIGMEGNVTPAHYDEQQNFFAQIKGHKRCILFPPDQFECLYPYPVHHPCDRQSQVDFDNPDYEKFPNFKNIVGYEAVVGPGDVLYIPMYWWHHIESLLNGGVTITVNFWYKGASTPKKIEYPLRAHQKVAIMRNIEKMLGEALGNPHEVGPLLKTMIKGRYEQDLS